The genomic stretch GGGGACAGCAAAGTTATGGGAAATTCCTGCCTGTTCAAGCCAAGTGATCAAGAGATGAGGTTGTTTATTCATGGTTTGCTTCCTGTACCCATTGTTCGACCTGTACCGGGGTAGGTATGAGGCCGGTGCTTTTTATGGTTCCGTTGATCATCAAGGCAGGCGTCATGGTGACACCGGCCCGACCGATCTCATCGGGATCGTGAATCTGTTCAATATCAGCGGCCAGCTTCAGGCGATCAAGGGTCTCGATAACCAGGGTCTGGAGGCTGTTGCAGCTGACGCAGCCGGTGCCGAAGATACGAATGACAAGACCTTCCTCCTCTGTTGCGATATTACAATGCTTGCGAAAGGCGGCTAAGAGGGCTTGCTTGTATTTTTCCTGATTGCCCGGAGGGATATAGTTTTGTCGGCTGACCTCGGTGAAGAGGAAATCGACAGCCTCGGTTTCGCTCATCTCTTGGCGGGCGATGGTGTTCAGGGCGATATCCAGGCCGATGAGGCCGATGCTGGCTGTGCCGATGCGTATGAAGCGTTGGGTTGCTGCGTCCATAGGTATTGTTATTGTCTGTTGTTACCGTCGATAGTCACCCCGGTGCTGAGGGCTATTTCGTTTTTTTCCTGAATTTTTTTATGTTTTTCTACCACTTCGTCAATAATAAGACGCAGGACCTTAACAGCAATCTCTGGCTCCAACCCATGGTTGCCTGCCAATTGTTTAATCCTTTCAAATTGTTTCCTTTCCCTTTCTTCATCAACGGAAGGAAGGTTGTTTTCGGCTTTAAAAACACCTACCTCATAAGTGAGTTTAAACCTCTCTGAGAGAATGGAGATCAAGGCACTGTCGAGATTATCCAGTGAATGTCTAAGAGTTTCTAATTTCTTCATGTCTTTTTTTTTATAATTTCAGTCAGCTCTACATTGGCGGCGTCATTTAATAGCTATCATTCATTATCGATGAAGCTGGTGGTTTGCAGTGATAAAAAAATCATAAAAATCAGAGGAACACCAGCACATATATCGTGGCAAGGACGATATGCATTGTCGCAAAGGGTAAGGCTTTGATAACAAAACCGCCAAAGGACAGCTTGAGCTTGTGTTTATGAATAATGGTGACAGCAACCAGTGTCGAGGCACTGCCGATGGGCGTAAGGTTGCCGCCGAGGTTGGCACCGAAGATCACCGACCACCAGAGCGATGAGTCACCTGCGGTTCCCTGAGCCGCGAGGATCTTGCCGAGCATGGCAGCCAAAGGGATATTATCCGTGACACTGCTGAAGGCGGCAGAAGAAACAAGCAGAGCACCGAGCCCAAAACGATTTTCATCTTCACCGATGATCCAAGTAATCCCCTGTCCTATCAGGTCCAGCACTCCCGCGTATTCTAGCATATGAATAACAACAAACAAGGCCATGAAGAAGCCGATCAGATCCCAGTCAACGGCCTTATAGAATTGCTCCACTTCATGCTTGTAACGAATCAGCATAATAAGGGCAAAGGTCAGGGCCACGTAGCCCATACCCAAGCTGCTGACCACCGGCAGAACCGAGGTAGTGGCGATTACCAAAATAAAGGCGCCCAGCATAACAGCACCGAACCAGAAGAATCCCCGGCTCTCAATACCGTCGTTTTCATCAAAGCCAGTAACATGCTGTTTGGCTGCGGCTATCTCCTCGGTATCGCTCAATTTGTTGATTTTAAAGAGACGGGCACCCAACCAGATGGTCGCACCGGTAGCCACCACCACGTAAGGACTGGCCTTAAGGAAGAAGGTAACAAAGCTGATACCGGCGGTGGTCCCGATAATAATATTGGGCACAGAACTGATCAGAGTCAGCAAGCCGCCGATATTGGTGAGTAAGCCTTCAATCAGTAAAAAGCCGAGCAACTGCTCTTCCCGCTGCAATCTTTTCAAAGATACTGCGGATAAGGAACCGACAATAATCATGGCGGTCACGTTGTTCAGCACGGCAGAAAACACCACCGTCATGAGACCGTAGTACCACAGCAGCTTCAGCGGATCACCGCAGGACAGCTTGGTCAGTTTAATGGCGATCCAGGTAAACAGACCGGAGCGGGAGGTCACATCGACAAAAATACTTGAGCCGATAATGATGGCGATCACCCCCCAGTCGATGGCTTCAATATACACCGGCATATCAAGCGTATGACCATTCGGCAGGGTAATCGGGCCAAAGGGGAGCAGACCCAGTGCCCCGTCCAGGAGCAAGAGCGCAGCGGCAAACAAGCCGACAATCAGGGATTTCTTTGCGTGTATCTTTTCTTCCAGGGCCAAAGAGGCAATCAGCAGGATAAGAACACCGGTAAAAAAAATGGTGGTGCCATGCGAGGCATGGGCAACGGCATGTTCCATGATTACAGCATCAGCAGAGGGAGTTGGCGTAATTCAACCGCCAGAGGATAAGCCAGACCGTGCATGGCCAGCTGCTCATTGTCTTTGGTATTCATGACCAGCAGGTTGACCGCATGCGATTCCACGGCCTGCCGGTATTCGGTCAGGTGATGACCGAAGCTGACCAGAGGATGGATCTTGAGTGACAGTCCCTTTTCCTTCAGTATTTCCTGACAGGAGGTGATGTAATTGAGGGGATCTTGGAGGAGCTGGTGCGATATATGTTTTCGCGCATCATCGGTATCAATGGATGGAATCTTTGAGATAGCCTCGATATAGCGTTCAAAGACTGCCTTGTCTTCGATATGGGTCAGGTAGAGTTCACCGCCCGGTGCGACAAAGCTGATGGCATGATTAACCAATGCGTGCTTATTGACCAGCTGACCGGTCATCACCATGACCGTTTTCGTCTCCCGGAGCGCATCAAGATTGGCAAACCCGGCTTCTGGATGGGGCATGACCAGTACCGGCGCATCAGTTCGCTGGAGGAGCACATCCAGGTGCTCTCCTAGGCTGTGCCGGAATTTCCATGCCTTGCTGTGCAGATTCCGATAGGTGCAGATCAGGTCTGGGTGGTGGGCGGTGACTTTTTCCAGCAACTCGTCGGTGGTTTGAAACTCTTCGCCATGCACCAGTTCGATTTCTGCGTTCTTTAAATTGGTTGCATAGTCAAGCGTCTGCTGGACAAAGGCCTTGCTCTGTTCGGCATTGCCATCGGTAACGAACAGCACACGAGGAAATGCGACGACATCGTACTCAAAGGCATCGTGTGCCGCTGCCCGAAATACACTTTCAAATTGATCTATTTGTGTCATTAATTCACCGTAGTGTTCACGATAAGTAGGCAGGGTTCATAGGAAAGCATACACTGTTTAATAGCGTATAACGGCTGAATTCATTAATTTTTATAGAGCGTAGCGTGGTAACAAATCAATGCGCGGTTATTTGTTATGTTTTTTATTTTTCGTTCATCATTATCATCTCTATATTTTTAAGTAACATCATCGGCAAATCTCTAAAAAGAAAATAATCATCCTTTGAATCCATAAAATATTCTCGCATCATTGGATGCCGAGTAGACATCTCAACTATTTCTTGAAATTCTATGAATGCTCTCTTCTTTTCTGCTTTTGTTTTTCCATCTTTAACAGTCCTGATAGTATCCATGCCTATTTCATACAACCAGGGCATTGTCTCTTTAAATAAACTTAATGCCATCATTATTCCAATGTATCTATTTTTGCTCATTTCCATCATTTCTTCGAACATCATTGGGTGGAATCGACGTCTTTTGCGGTTAATTGATTCAGGT from Candidatus Electrothrix communis encodes the following:
- a CDS encoding thioredoxin family protein, whose protein sequence is MDAATQRFIRIGTASIGLIGLDIALNTIARQEMSETEAVDFLFTEVSRQNYIPPGNQEKYKQALLAAFRKHCNIATEEEGLVIRIFGTGCVSCNSLQTLVIETLDRLKLAADIEQIHDPDEIGRAGVTMTPALMINGTIKSTGLIPTPVQVEQWVQEANHE
- a CDS encoding chorismate mutase translates to MKKLETLRHSLDNLDSALISILSERFKLTYEVGVFKAENNLPSVDEERERKQFERIKQLAGNHGLEPEIAVKVLRLIIDEVVEKHKKIQEKNEIALSTGVTIDGNNRQ
- a CDS encoding SLC13 family permease, whose protein sequence is MEHAVAHASHGTTIFFTGVLILLIASLALEEKIHAKKSLIVGLFAAALLLLDGALGLLPFGPITLPNGHTLDMPVYIEAIDWGVIAIIIGSSIFVDVTSRSGLFTWIAIKLTKLSCGDPLKLLWYYGLMTVVFSAVLNNVTAMIIVGSLSAVSLKRLQREEQLLGFLLIEGLLTNIGGLLTLISSVPNIIIGTTAGISFVTFFLKASPYVVVATGATIWLGARLFKINKLSDTEEIAAAKQHVTGFDENDGIESRGFFWFGAVMLGAFILVIATTSVLPVVSSLGMGYVALTFALIMLIRYKHEVEQFYKAVDWDLIGFFMALFVVIHMLEYAGVLDLIGQGITWIIGEDENRFGLGALLVSSAAFSSVTDNIPLAAMLGKILAAQGTAGDSSLWWSVIFGANLGGNLTPIGSASTLVAVTIIHKHKLKLSFGGFVIKALPFATMHIVLATIYVLVFL